In Arachis stenosperma cultivar V10309 chromosome 1, arast.V10309.gnm1.PFL2, whole genome shotgun sequence, one DNA window encodes the following:
- the LOC130963732 gene encoding cytochrome P450 81E8-like, whose product MTPLISYTFLSILFLIITLKFLFSTRRFKNLPPGPPPLPILGNLRQLNFPLHRTLHAFSQKYGQVFSLWFGSQPVIVVSSPSLVQECFTKNDIILANRPPLRSAKHVGYNFTTVTVAPYGDHWRNVRRIISLDVLSTHRLNSFLGIRRDETLRLVQSLAAPSRNGEDFAKVELKSKLTEMTFNTIMRMISGKRYYGDDCDVADTEEAKQFRELIKELLSLGGSSNPFEFVKVLRWFDFGNLEKRLKDIARRSDVFLQGLIDQHRMKQGGDKNTMIDHLLSLQQSQPEYYTDQIIKGIVLVMLLGGTETSATSLEWAMAALLNHPEVLKKAKEEIDTQIGQDRLIEESDISKLPYLQNVIHETFRLHPALPLLAPHYSSKDCTVGGYNFPKNTILLVNAWAIHRDPELWSNPTEFKPERFEKEGEAEKLIPFGLGRRACPGANLGNRTVSLTLGLLIQCFEWKRISEDEVDMSEGRGATTPKLIPLEALCKADSSIIDKVF is encoded by the exons ATGACACCATTAATCTCCTACACCTTCCTTTCTATTCTCTTCCTCATCATAACGCTCAAGTTCCTCTTCTCAACAAGAAGGTTCAAGAACCTTCCACCAGGTCCACCACCTCTTCCCATCTTGGGCAACCTCCGCCAACTCAACTTCCCCTTGCACCGAACCCTTCACGCCTTCTCTCAAAAGTACGGCCAAGTCTTCTCCCTCTGGTTCGGTTCCCAACCCGTCATCGTCGTCTCATCACCCTCTCTCGTTCAAGAATGCTTCACAAAGAACGACATCATCTTGGCCAACCGGCCGCCGCTCCGTTCCGCGAAACACGTCGGCTACAACTTCACCACCGTCACGGTCGCACCTTATGGCGACCACTGGCGCAATGTCCGCCGCATTATCTCCCTTGATGTCCTCTCCACGCACCGCCTCAACTCGTTCTTGGGAATACGAAGGGACGAGACCCTGAGGCTGGTACAAAGCCTTGCGGCTCCATCGCGAAATGGTGAAGATTTTGCTAAGGTTGAGCTGAAGTCGAAGCTCACGGAGATGACGttcaacaccatcatgaggATGATCTCGGGGAAGAg GTACTATGGTGATGACTGTGACGTCGCGGACACAGAGGAAGCGAAGCAGTTCAGGGAGCTCATCAAAGAACTTTTATCGTTGGGAGGGTCTAGTAACCCTTTTGAATTCGTGAAGGTTCTTCGGTGGTTCGATTTTGGGAACCTAGAGAAGAGGCTCAAGGATATTGCTAGGAGAAGCGATGTATTCTTGCAGGGGCTTATTGATCAGCACAGAATGAAACAGGGTGGAGATAAAAATACTATGATTGACCATTTATTGAGCTTGCAACAGTCGCAGCCCGAGTACTACACGGATCAAATCATCAAAGGCATTGTTCTG GTTATGCTTCTTGGAGGAACAGAAACATCAGCAACTTCTTTAGAATGGGCTATGGCTGCATTACTAAACCATCCAGAAGTGTTAAAGAAGGCCAAGGAAGAAATAGATACTCAAATAGGACAAGATCGCTTAATAGAAGAATCCGACATTTCGAAACTCCCTTACCTACAAAATGTTATCCACGAGACATTTCGGTTGCACCCTGCACTTCCATTATTGGCGCCACATTATTCTTCAAAAGATTGCACCGTAGGAGGATACAACTTCCCAAAGAATACTATTCTGTTGGTAAATGCTTGGGCTATTCATAGAGATCCTGAACTATGGAGCAACCCTACTGAGTTCAAGCCTGAGAGATTTGAGAAAGAAGGAGAAGCAGAAAAGTTGATTCCGTTTGGGCTTGGAAGAAGGGCATGTCCTGGAGCAAACTTGGGGAACCGTACAGTGAGTTTAACTTTGGGTTTATTGATTCAATGTTTTGAATGGAAGCGAATAAGTGAAGACGAAGTTGATATGAGTGAAGGAAGAGGAGCGACCACCCCGAAGTTGATTCCTTTGGAGGCCTTATGTAAAGCAGATTCAAGTATCATTGACAAGGTTTTTTAA